From a region of the Phaseolus vulgaris cultivar G19833 chromosome 6, P. vulgaris v2.0, whole genome shotgun sequence genome:
- the LOC137832269 gene encoding uncharacterized protein, with translation MFSLFYGLWKYLFSKMELHVLILGIDKAGKTTLLEKMKSVYSNIEGIPHDRIIPTVGLNIGRIEVANSKLVFWDLGGQPGLRSIWEKYYEEAHAVIFVVDAASSLRFEDAKSALEKVLRHEDLQGAPLLILANKQDLPEAVSAEELARYLDLKKLDERVYMFEAVSAYDGMGIRESAEWLVEVMERSKRTEMLRARAGAMGPGP, from the exons atgttttctttgttttatgGACTATGGAAGTACCTGTTCAGCAAGATGGAGCTTCATGTTCTCATTCTGGGCATTGACAAGGCTGGGAAAACG ACTTTGCTGGAGAAGATGAAGTCAGTCTACTCAAATATTGAAGGCATTCCTCATGATCGAATTATTCCTACTGTCGGATTGAATATTGGTCGCATTGAAGTGGCAAACAGTAAACTTGTGTTCTGGGACCTAGGAGGTCAG CCTGGTCTTCGCTCAATCTGGGAGAAATATTATGAAGAGGCACATGCTGTAATATTTGTTGTTGATGCTGCTTCTTCCTTACGATTTGAAGATGCAAAATCAGCTCTTG AAAAGGTTCTTCGGCATGAGGATCTTCAAGGAGCCCCTCTTTTGATATTAGCGAACAAGCAG GATCTTCCTGAAGCAGTATCAGCTGAAGAGCTTGCTCGATATCTGGATTTGAAGAAGTTGGATGAAAGAGTTTACATGTTTGAAGCTGTGTCAGCGTATGATGG GATGGGGATTAGGGAAAGTGCAGAATGGTTGGTGGAAGTGATGGAGAGAAGCAAGAGGACTGAAATGTTAAGAGCAAGGGCAGGTGCAATGGGTCCAGGTCCCTAG